The stretch of DNA aaatgaacaaatgaaaatatatgtacatatttgaaatatgaacacacatatatacatatagctaaaatgaacaaattaacattcaactaccatgaacaaatggatccatatagctaatatgaacacatgtttttgaatatagctacacaacaaacatctaaaaatcaatgtaaaatcaagaaatactcacaatgcagtggtttccggtccaaacGCGCCGATTTCCGCTCGGAAAACGCCGAATACCGCTCGGAAAACGGGCCTTAATGGGTTccgaaagtttttttatttttttgagtgcccaaacagtcaaatatttgaacatgttctatattagaatgatgtatgtcatctctactttcttaccatattttttccttttttatttcaaatttttttgaaaaatttaaatctgggcgaaatttttcaaaatttaccgCCGGTTTGTGTTACCGCCTATTACCGGCATCGGTAAAAATCGGCGGTAACCGCCGGTTACCGATCGGTAAGGAAAACACTGCTATATATATAGCATGCTAACACTGGTACTATATTATTTCTTAAAAAAACACTGTTGTATGTTAACGGTAGCTTTCTCATTGTTATTGAGCTTTTGCTTCTGTCACACGTCTCGGTCCTTTATCCATTTAAGTTGAGTGTGATATCTCTATGTAAACATATCTCAAATTCATTATATGCATCTAAATCATAAAATAAGTTAATAGAGTGAAATTGATAAGGAGCTGAATCCACCGTACGAATTAAAAATGCCTCTTATTTAGAAAAGTCGACATTTTAAGATCATACATCAATTTCTTAGCTGTAAACTCTCTAACCACTTAGTTTTTCATATGCACATAAGTTGTGAACATTTACGAAGAACGGACATGCATATAGTACATGTGGTCAAATATATTCACTATATATTCAGCGTAGCCGGCACCACTTGCCCTTGCGTTTCTATTGCCGAGTAAAATGCACCGCCGGCCCCTGAACTTGGCAGCGGGTGTcattccggtccctaaactctcaaaataCACATCTAAATCCCCAAACTTGTTAATTGCTTCATATGAGATCCAAATCACAGTTACCCTTGTTAAACAACCGTTGATGtggactgacatgtggggcccacatgtcagctccacctccctccttcctctgccTCCCACACCCATGGCCGGCTCGACGACGGCGCGGCATTCCCCGCCGGTGCGCGgccagccggcggcgcggcaggcctTGCCCGCGTCCGGGGTAGCCCAGTAAGGCTGGCGCGCAGGGCGGCATGGCGGAGGCCCGCGCAGGGgcggcccgcgccggcggcgcgacaAGCGTGGCGGCATTCCGACGGTGGTGGcgccaagagggaaaagggctggGGAGCACGAGAGGGTCGCGGGGAACCTCACCACAATCTTGAATCggccggaggagggccggagggaGGAGATCGACGGGCGGGACGGAGGTCCGACGGAGCAGCAAGTCGGAGATGGCCGATTCCGATGGGGTAGGGGTGTGGGGCAGGGCGAGGGGTCCTCGGTGCGCTAAATCGGAGGGGGCGTGGCCGGGGATGGCCGGCGCGGCTGCTTGTGCTCGGCTCGCACATTGCAGCAGCCCCTGCGCAGGGCTGCGCCACGCCGATGCGCGCGACAGCACCGCCAGGCTGCCCAGGACGCGGGCATGGCCCGTCGCGCCGCAGGCAGGCCGCGTGCCATCGGGGAACGGCGCGCCGCCACCGAGCCGACCATGGCCATGGAAGGGAGATGAAGGAGGAAGGTGGAGCTAACATGTCAGTCCATGTTAACATCTAGTCAGCTTGACACACTGGTTGTTTAACAAAGATAAGAGTAATTTGGACCTCatgtgtcggtgtcctgacccggcggtccggacccaactagtgatgacgCTGCGTGTTTCTCGTcatagatggttgatgcaagaggcaacacagtcacgcacgggtttatcctggttccggccgcggagccgtacatccagcaaaggagtgtgcgagagcactgtactgtcttgcaccagGGGTGTCTGTagtaggggtacaagcgaggcgagagagggagggaagctcccaggtctctgctagaggaggagttgattgaggcgagtacaatatcggggctcagaagagcgtatgtgctctgtgagtagtgTTGAGTGTTGTGTTCTACCGGATGGATCTGTCCCCTAAGATAAAgctcgcctcctccttttataaacgcaaggaggggcggtgtacatgcacaggagatcgtggaagtcgtcgtcttctccccgaatcgcgggggtgcagtggtcgagcactgtagaaagtaTAATGCGGGGTATGGCAtctggcgtggcagtcgtcctgggcgtcgtccttggccttgcggagatcgcgccggtgtccttgtagctccagcgggcggcgtggtcgttgctgtaggGGATACCGtactccaggcgtggcgtggccgtTGCTGTAGGGGATACCGTACTCCATGCGTGGCGTGGcgacgttccgagggtcctgcaggccagggtcttgtcctggtcaaggccggagccgcttccgagggtcgtgcctatgtcgttcgagggctccgcggaGGGGAAAGTTTGAAGGAGGTATGTAGAGTTGGCAGTacagtggctggagcagtgTCGAGCACGccttgcactgcgtcgcaggttcccacagtgtcgccacagcgtccggaatgacggagcagtgaccggagttggcagatgggactccggtcacagccactgcgcGGAGTGGCTGCCTGACGCCGTTTGACCCGGATGTTGCGTAGGAGTGGTTggaatttaatgcctccgtacgccgggcgggtgagcggaagggccgtttgtccttcctgtcgaggggtagcctcgagcgaggcggagtcgatCTGTTctctcgagggtaggctcgctaccctcgagcgaggcggagacgcggggcgcggtcgagggtctcggcggggagccctcgagcgaggcgaagatCGCCCTGCGGGTTCGAGGAGGCTTGGATAGGCTGCACTATGTACGTGGGCCGCATATTGggtttctttgagtcctttcctttctttctgaTTGGAAGAAGGCTgtaggcctttgtgggcccagttgaCTAAcacgtgtttgtgtttttagggcgattttagtcccctgattagggtgcccctaatcatgatACTCGACATTATGTGAACCAATTAACATATTTGGAGATTTAGATGTGTATTTTGAGAGTTTATGTACCGAAATGACGTATGCTGCCAAATTCAGAGGCCGACAGTGCATTTTACTTTTCTATTGCCCTTGGGCCCTTATGTCCAAACATCCTCTCATGTCAAATTCGGGAACAGCACAATTAATGATTGTACTGCCACGAGGCTGTTTTCCAAAGCTAGCAGCCACAGGTCACCTCCACATGAACCAACCACGGCGCCTCCAATTCCGTGTGTCCCTAGCAGCCCCGGAAAGCTACACAACACAGCTCAATAGCTCATGCCACAAGGCGCCGGCGGGCCCCGCCATCTTCGATGCCCACGAGACCTTTCCGCACCAATCCCGCCCGTCTAATTCTAACGCCCCCTCGAAATATTTTCCACAccccttttcaaaaaaatattttccacACTCCGCACGGAACACGTAACTCCCCCGCTCTCTCGCTGTCTGCGCTGGCCCACCTAGCCGTACGCGCCTCCAGCCCAGACCGCTCTGCCACCGCCAAGCGGGCCCGCCGCCACTCACGCCAACCCGCTTTACACCAAACCCCAGGCAGGAAGGGCCGCCGCCAGGTGGGCCCCGCGCATCACACCGCAATCACAAGCACAGGTCCCCTTCTCCCTCGCCTTTCCTACCCGCACGCCAGAAGGGAAGGAACTCGGCTCCACCACTGCGCGCACACCATCCCACCGCCGCGAGCCGCGTCTTCTCCGGCGACGAGCCGCCgccagccgctcgccgccgAAGAGAGCTCCGCTCGGCGCGGCGTCCTCTCGTGCGGGAGACGCTGCCGAATTCCTCTGACCGGGTCGTCGTTGCCGTGTTCCGCTGAGaagagagtttttttttctaaagggGCTCTCCTTTGCGGCACTGGCCTGGCCTCTCGGGGTCTAGTTTATTTTGGAGGCGGCTTGAGGCTCGCTTCGGAAGCGACCAGGTCGCCGCCGTAGCCGCCGCTTCCCTTCGTCGCCGTCTCGGGGCTCGCTGTGGTGATGAGCTTCGCCGGATcctagggttttttttttttaatttgacggCTTCGTCGAGCTGCGCAAGGCTTCGAGTGGGAGATGGTGCCGACGGGGCTGTTCGGGTGGGCGTCGCCGCACGTGCAGCCGCTCACGCCCGTGTCCGAGGTCTCCGAGCCGCCGGAGTCGCCGTCGCCGTACGGGGACGGGCCAGCGGGGGATGCGGGCGTGGGggcgagggagggggaaggcaccggcgccggcgaggaggaggtggaggaagacgaggtcgagccgccgcccgcggccgtgTCGTTCTGGAGGCTTTTCGAGTTTGCCGATGGGCTCGACTGGGCGCTCATGGCTGCTGGGGCGCTCGCTGCTGCCGCGCATGGTGCGGCGCTCGTTGTGTACCTGCACTACTTTGGGAGGACACTAAATTTGCTCGACTCTGAGCGGGTTGAGTCAGCTCTCCATGGACGCAGCGATGAGCTGCTCCACCGATTTAAGGAGGTAAGCTGATGCTTCTGATGCATGCCACTTAATTGTACAGGAGCAGTTGCATTTCGATTTACTTGGAAGGATGCTTGAAATGTTTAAATTTTTATGTCGGATTAGTTTTTCTCTCGTAGTGCCATTCTCAGAAGACAATTCAAATCTTCCTGTTAATTAGCTACAGAGTCGAATTTGGTACTTTGTGGGCTTGGAAGTTGTCGAAAACTGTAAGATATTCAGGTCGCTTTGGTTACGTTTAGATTGCATTTGAAGTATTAGGGTTAGGAGGGTTTCAAACCGCACATTTTTGCTGCACTGCACTTTTTTAAGGAGGTAAAGCTGATCCTTCTGATGCATGCCACTTAATTGTAAAAGAGTTATTACATTTTTCAATTTAGATGGAAGGATGTTTGGAATGTTTAAATTTCTATGATGGATATATTCTGCCATAATGCCATTCTCAGAATACAGGTCAAATTTTGCTATCAATTAACTACAGATGTTTCTTGCACTTTGGGGACTTGTCAATTCTCAAAAATTGTAGTAGGATACAGGTTGCTTTGCTTACATTTTATTTCACGGGTCCTCTAGTAGGAAGTTCCAATTTCACATATTTTTTGAACTGCTTGTTTTTAATTGCAGTTTCATAGCTCAAGCTATCATCTTAAATCAGTGCATTTTTATTTCGTTTGTAATGCATTTTTTCCAACATAATTGCAAGTGGTGGTTTGGGGTGTGTTTGGTGTGGCCTGGGTTGAAAGTTCTGGGCACCTGCTGCTACTGGGTGTCGCCTTGTGGGATTGTGTGCAAGTTGCGGCAGATAATGTAGGAGTGAAGTAGCCCATGGTTTAAATGTTAGTTGTGTTTTATGAAATTGTCCATTTAAAAATTTATGTTTAGGTTGATGCAGGATGGTCTCGTTGGTCTGAAGGATGCCAGGGTCTAAAGGCTCCTATCAGAGTGAGCTGTGGTGCTTAGTTTTGTTAATACATTAGGGAAAGGGTTACACCAATGGATATCTCATAGTTGATCATTATTGTTGTATCCATAGTGTAATTTGTACGTTAATAAAGGACTTCTGTATTAAGCACCAATATGAGTTCTTTTGTACTCTGTTTATTTTGTTTCTGAATGGTTTCCCGGAATATCCTGTAGCTGCCTTTAGTAATATCCATTTTAGAATTTTTCTTGCAAACAAGGGAAGTGAGGCAGCCAAGTGTTATACTCAGTCTTGTCATTTATGGCCATCTATTTATTTACTTGATATTTCAGTGTTTCAAGTAGTTCCATTCTGCTCGCACCTAAATTTCATAGCCCTACTCCCTCCAAATAGGTGCGGCTATTTCTTATAGCCACGCTCCCTCCAAAGAAGCGCAATTGTTAGGGATGTAACTAGAAAATGTTAAAAAAAGggaaggaggggggggggggaggttcATACATACCTGCATTTTCTCAACCAAAGGGGCCAAATATTAATGTTTAAACTAATTTAGCATGAAAATGCATATATACATAAGGGTGTAGGTGAAGTATGAGGGGCTAAGGGGCCCCCATGTGCTAGCTCCATTCCTGGTGATCTAGCACATTCCTCATGTCACCTCCCTCGCATGTTCCCTTATTCTCGAGTCCATATCTTGCAATCTTACAATTTTAACATCTACATGTTGCAGCATGCGTTGTATATCGTCTATATAGCTGCTGGTGTTTTCATCGCAGGATGGATAGGTAAGTAACTCAAGTTCTGTTCTCACTCAGTGCAAACACATTCCTGATTATTTTAATTCTGCAGAGGTATCATGCTGGATTCTCACTGGGGAACGGCAGACTGCTGTCATCAGATCAAAATACGTTCAGGTTTTACTAAACCAAGACATGAGCTTCTTTGATACATATGGTAACAACGGTGATATAGTCAGTCAAGTGCTGAGTGATGTATTGCTCATTCAGTCAGCTATAAGCGAAAAAGTAAGTTTAAAGACTCTGCCTGGAATTATGATCCGCAGAGTGAACCCACTTTTAGAGTCTTCTAACAACTGAGTCCTTTGTAGGTTGGGAACTACATACACAATATGGCTACATTTATTGGTGGTCTCATTGTTGGCCTTCTCAATTGTTGGCAAATAGCACTTCTAACTCTTGCCACTGGACCCTTGATTGTTGCAGCAGGAGGAATATCTAACATATTCCTTCACAGGCTGGCTGAAAACATTCAAGATGCATACGCTGAAGCGGCTAGCATTGCTGAACAGGTTGCTACCTTTATCCAATCTGCCAAGCTTTCTTCTTATCTTTTTTAAGTATACACCAACCTAAGCTGTTGTCAGATACATTGCTCATGGCCGACGTATCTCTTATACTGAGAGCGTTGGTTCAGACGGCACCTATTCTGCAGTTTGGATTTGTAGATTATACACTCATTCTggtttggtgcaattaataaggTCGAATATGGCTAGTTCTAATGGGAACATGTGCATGTACAGGCCGTCTCATACATCAGGACACTGTATGCTTTTACGAATGAAACTCTTGCAAAGTACTCCTATGCTACCTCACTTCAAGCCACACTGAGATATGGAATTTTGATAAGCCTTGTCCAAGGAATTGGCCTTGGATTTACATACGGACTTGCCATTTGCTCTTGTGCTTTGCAACTTTGGGTTGGAAGACATCTGATACATAAAGGAAAAGCTGATGGTGGTGAAGTTGTGGTAGCTTTATTCTCTGTAATTCTGAGCGGCCTGTAAGCATCTAAATTATACAGTTTTTGctgcttctcttttttttcagtcATGTTAGCCTTATCTGTCTCTTTTTGAATTTGTAGTGGTTTGAATCAAGCAGCTACAAACTTCTATTCATTTGAGCAAGGACGCATTGCTGCTTATAGACTATATGAGATGATTAGTCGTTCAACTTCCAGCACGAATCAAGAAGGGATCACCTTACCCCAAGTGCAGGGGAATATTGAATTTAGAAATGTGTATTTTAGCTACCTGTCTCGTCCAGAAATTCCAATATTAAGTGGATTCTTCCTCACTGTACCGGCGAGAAAAACTGTTGCACTTGTTGGTAGAAATGGCTCAGGGAAAAGCAGTATAATTCCTCTGATGGAGAGATTCTATGACCCAACATTAGGTAAGGACACTGAAATGCACCTTTTGTTTTCCGCATTGATTCGTCCATTTAAAAGGCTACTCTTTTTCATGTTTTCAGGTGAAGTTCTTTTGGATGGTGAAAacataaaaaatatgaaaatagaATGGTTAAGAAGCCAAATTGGTCTGGTGACACAAGAACCAGCTTTATTGAGTTTAAGCATTCGGGAAAATATTGCTTATGGAAGATCTGCTTCCTTTGATCAGATAGAAGAGGCAGCAAAGACTGCCCATGCCCATGGGTTCATCAGTTCACTTGAAAAGGGGTATGAAACCCAGGTAATGGAACTATGGAAGTACCATACATCTTATCATTTATCTGGGCTAGGCTGGTCAGGCATTGAGGCTCTGGTACTCACTTTTTATGAATTCTGTAGGTTGGTCGAGCTGGTATAGCACTCACTGATGAACAAAAGATCAAAATTTCGATTGCCCGTGCCGTGCTTTCGAATCCATCCATTCTGTTGCTTGATGAGGTCACGGGAGGACTTGATTTTGAAGCTGAAAAGGCTGTCCAAGAAGCATTAGATGTTCTCATGTTGGGAAGATCAACCATTATAATTGCTAGACGTCTTAGCCTCATTAAAAATGCTGATTACATAGCTGTAATGGAGGAGGGTCATCTTGTTGAAATGGGTACACATGATGAACTACTGAACTTAGATGGCCTTTATGCCGAGCTTTTAAGGTGTGAGGAAGCAACAAAACTTCCCAAAAGGTAAAGCCTTTTTTCTCGTAGATAATATCCACCACATGGTGTAAGCATACCTAGCACTTGTGCAACCAAACTTTAGATCCTAGAGCTTTGTCAGCGACAGCATTAATTGAATACTACCATTCTGAAGACATACTTGCTTAACCCTTTGTGTTTACTTCATGAATCTGCATTCCGTGCTATCAGCTGCAAGTGCATAATTTGATTTGGTAGCCTTATTAATCCTATCTTGATCCATGTCAGGATGCCTACCAAGAATAGCAGGGAGCGTAAGTCACTCCAAATTGAGGACGCATCAGTGAGCCAATACTTTCAAGAATCCTCCTCTCCTAAGATGACAAAATCACCTTCACTTCAAAGAACACATGGCATGCTTCAGTTTTGGCG from Panicum virgatum strain AP13 chromosome 9K, P.virgatum_v5, whole genome shotgun sequence encodes:
- the LOC120652795 gene encoding ABC transporter B family member 20-like — protein: MVPTGLFGWASPHVQPLTPVSEVSEPPESPSPYGDGPAGDAGVGAREGEGTGAGEEEVEEDEVEPPPAAVSFWRLFEFADGLDWALMAAGALAAAAHGAALVVYLHYFGRTLNLLDSERVESALHGRSDELLHRFKEHALYIVYIAAGVFIAGWIEVSCWILTGERQTAVIRSKYVQVLLNQDMSFFDTYGNNGDIVSQVLSDVLLIQSAISEKVGNYIHNMATFIGGLIVGLLNCWQIALLTLATGPLIVAAGGISNIFLHRLAENIQDAYAEAASIAEQAVSYIRTLYAFTNETLAKYSYATSLQATLRYGILISLVQGIGLGFTYGLAICSCALQLWVGRHLIHKGKADGGEVVVALFSVILSGLGLNQAATNFYSFEQGRIAAYRLYEMISRSTSSTNQEGITLPQVQGNIEFRNVYFSYLSRPEIPILSGFFLTVPARKTVALVGRNGSGKSSIIPLMERFYDPTLGEVLLDGENIKNMKIEWLRSQIGLVTQEPALLSLSIRENIAYGRSASFDQIEEAAKTAHAHGFISSLEKGYETQVGRAGIALTDEQKIKISIARAVLSNPSILLLDEVTGGLDFEAEKAVQEALDVLMLGRSTIIIARRLSLIKNADYIAVMEEGHLVEMGTHDELLNLDGLYAELLRCEEATKLPKRMPTKNSRERKSLQIEDASVSQYFQESSSPKMTKSPSLQRTHGMLQFWRSDTNRNSHDSPKDRSPPSEQTVDNGIPMVAIEAERVPSIKRQDSFEMKLPDLPKVDVHPIQRQSSKNSEPDSPISPLLTSDPKNERSHSQTFSRPQSERDYTSSEQSELDEVQHQKPPSFWRLASLSIAEWPYALLGTIGAAIFGSFNPLLAYTIALIVSAYYRIDTNDMRHDVNMWCLFIVGMGVITVLVNWLQHFYFGIMGEKMTERIRRMMFSGMLRNEVGWFDKEENNADTLSMRLANDATFVRAAFSNRLSIFIQDTAAVSVALLIGMLLAWRVALVALATLPVLVISAIAQKLWLAGFSRGIQEMHRKASLVLEDAVRNIYTVVAFCAGNKIMELYRLHLGKILKQSLVQGLAIGFGFGLSQFLLFACNALLLWYTAFSVDQQRLTIATGLKEYILFSFASFALVEPFGLAPYILKRRKSLMSVFEIIDREPKIDPDDTTGLKPPNVYGSIEFKNVDFSYPAHPEILVLSNFNLKVSGGQTVAVVGVSGSGKSTIISLIERFYDPVSGQVLLDGRDLKSFNLRWLRSHMGLIQQEPVIFSTTIRENIIYARHNATEAEMKEAARIANAHHFISSLPHGYDTHVGMRGVDLTPGQKQRIAIARVVLKNAPILLLDEASSAIESESSRVVQEALDTLVMGNKTTILIAHRAAMMKHVDNIVVLNGGRIVEQGTHDSLMDQNGLYVRLMQPHFGKGLRQHRLM